In the Pleurodeles waltl isolate 20211129_DDA chromosome 3_1, aPleWal1.hap1.20221129, whole genome shotgun sequence genome, acctctgaagcctcagaggactgccctgcatctaaaaggaccaagaactctcgaggacagcggctctgctccaagaaagaagcatctttgcaacaaagaagcaactttgaaagaacacacgtttcccgccggaagtgtgagactttgcactctgcacccgatgcccccggctcgacttgtggagaaccaacactacagggaggactccccggcaactgcgagaccgtgagtagccagagttgaccccccctgagcccccacagcgacgcctgcagggggaatccagagactccccctgaccgcaactgcctgcttctaagaacccgacgcctggtaaggacactgcacccgcagcccccaggacctgaaggatccgacctccagtgcaggagcgacccccaggtggccctctcccttgcccagttggtgactaccccgaggagcccccccccttacatgcctgcatcattgaagagacccctaggtctcccattgaacttcattgcaaacccgacgcctgtttgcacactgcacccggccgcccccatgccgctgagggtgtaccttttgtgctgacttgtgttccccccggtgccctacaaaaccccactggtctacCCTccaaagatgcgggtacttacctgctggcagactggaaccggggcacccccttctccattgaagactatgcgttttgggcaccactttgacctctgcacctgaccggccctgagttgctggtgtggtaactttggggtcgccctgaacccccaacggtgggctaacttgggcccaactttgaaccctgtaggtggtttacttacctgcaaaactaacaaacacttacctcccctcaggaactgttgaaaattgcactgtgtccagttttaaaatagcttattgccatttgtgtgaaaactgtatatgctattttgctaattcaaagttcctaaagttcctaagtgaaatacctttcacttaaagtattgtttgtaaatcttgaacctgtggttcttaaaataaactaagaaaatatatttttctacataaaaatctattggcctggaattgtctttgagtgtgtgttccccatttattgcctgtgtgtgtacaacaaatgcttaacacgaccctctgataagcctactgctcgcccacactactgcaaaatagagaattagaattatctgtttttgccactatcttacctctaaggggaacccttgaactctgtgaatgctatttcttactttgaaacagtacatacagagccaacttcctacatacatgcTTTGCGTTGGAGAGATCCTTGAACGGCAACGACGCACCAGCAATACAAGCTTCCTTTTCGGAGActcagaacttttccaagacaggTGCCAGTGGAGTACTCATCATCCAAGGCATTGATCATGTCCCTCACAGGCATCAGCAGTCCACACTATCTACAAAGCACAGATTATGTGCAGTGCGAGGAGCTCAAGTGCAAGTTTCCCCGGGTGGGAAACACATAGCACAAAGGCATCAAAGGTGAAAGGTCCCCTAAGACATGAGTAACACAGGAAATCACAGTGTGAGCTTCCACCAGACTCAAGGCACATTCAACACATTCAACACAGGAATCAGCGGAGCAAAACGTTTTCATTCACAAACTGAGTAATATAGGACGTTGCATCgcgggcttccctcatacacaaaACAGACATCAGAAGTGAAAGTTTCCCTCAAAGGGCAGGATATGTACAACACTGCCAGTAGTAAAGCAAACTTCACTTCGATATTGCACACTAGCAGAAGTGAAAAATCCTCTCAGTCAAAGAACATATTCAACACAGGCAGCAGCTGTATGCATGTTTCCTTAGAAACAAACCACATCCACAAGAACAGCAGCAGAATCTTTCCTCAGACAcaattgtgcaataaaagaaagagGGGTGCAGGCATCCCACTGACACAGTACTTGCGCAACGCAAACAAGAACAGTGTAGTTTCCCTCAAGGCACAGACAAAATGCAACACAGATAGGATTATGAACATCGTTGAGGCGCTACAAGTACAATACAGACAGCAACAGAGCAAGATTCCTTCTGGCAGAGAGCAGGGAACAGTCAGGTAAGCGTTCATCAAACATGAAACATGTGGAACACAATCAGTAGCAGCACACAGTCCTTCAGACACAAAGCTCCTTTAACACAGGTTGGAGCAGTTTCCCTCAGACACAGAATATTTGCGATTCTGAACCTGTGTAAACTTACCTCATGTGCAACGTGTTATACAGAAGAAGCTGTATTAGAGGTTTTCTTTAGGCAAAAAGTCCACCGTGGGCACAGAAGGTGTGCATATCCGACAGCAGTAGAGAAGCTTCATTCCTTCGAAGGCAGAATGGGTGGAACACACGCAAGAGCGGCGCGAACTTCACTCAGATGTAGTACACATACCGACCAGGGAGGAGAAGTGCAAGGCTCCCTCAGACAGCCACCATGTGAAACGCAAGCACCAACATGCAAGCTTTCATTTCTGAGACTTGCGGAGCATGGGCAACAGCAACAGTTGAAGATCCCCACAAGGCACAGAGTGTGGGAGCATTGGCAAAGCAGTTCAAGATCCCTTCAGCTAGCAATAGAACAGGTTCAAGAAAGGCAGCAACAGAACAAGCTCCTTCAGACACAGAGGGTTTTCAGCTCAGCTTAGTACAGTAACAGGTTCCCTCAGgacacagactatcccattcagtggcagcagcagtatagGCATCCCTCAAGTatggaaagaaaaaacacaggtATCTGTAGCGCAAGGTTCCTTCAACATATAGGACATGTGCAACAAAAATGCAAGCTTCATTCACTCAGCCACAGAGCACGTTCAAGACGTGCATCAGCAGTGCCACCTAGCCCGAAACACGTTCAGCACAGGGAGTAGCAACATTTGCTTCACTCACACAAAATTTGTTGACAAATGGAGCAGAACTGCCTGCTTCTCTCAGTCACAGGACttgtgcaaaacacaacaggagcataGTGAGCATATTCAGTGTTGACACACATTCAACAAGGGTAGGCGCATCATAAGCGACCctcatgcacatgtgtgcaataaAGGAAGCAGCAGGTCAAGCTTCCCTCAGACATGGAACATGCACAACCCAAGCAGCACAAGTACAGCAGGATTGCAAGCTTCCTTCTCTCAGACGTGTAACACCTTCTGCTCAGACAGCAGAAGTGGATGTTTTCCGCAAGtcaaagaacacattttaatagaggcagctgcagtgcaagcttccctctcacagtCAATACATAGTCAGTACAGATGCCCCCAGCACAAGCTTCCATTAAGAGCCAGATGGTGATTGTCgcaagcagcagcagtccaaacTACTCTCAGAAATAAAGCAGATATAAccaggcagcagtgcaaggtttGCTAAGACATAAAGCAAATGCAACACagtcaacaacagtgaaacaaTCCCTCTGTCTCTCAGTATTTGCAGCCTATTCAGCAAAAGTACAGGCATCACTATGTTGAAGACCCAGCTGACTAATGTGTATATCAGTGTAGGATTCTCTCAGAGATAAATGAGCAAcagaaacagcagtgcaagctccacTTAGATTGATAGCATGTGCAACACAAGCAACAGTGCAAGCTCTACTGAAGTGGGAAGCATGTGCAACacaagcagcagtgaaagcttcactGAGATGGACACTATGTGCAACCCAAGCAGCGGTGAAAACTCCACTGAGTTGGGCACCATGAGCAacacaagcagcagtgcaagcttaatTGAGGTGGACAGCATGCGCATTACAAGCGACAGTGCAAACTTCACTGAGATGAACTGTATGTGCAACTCGAGCATCAGTGCAAGTTCCAGTGAGATGGGCAGCATGTACCACACAACCAACAGTCAAACTTCACTGAGATGGAGACCCTGAGTAACataaacagcagtgcaagcttcattaaGATGGACAGCATGTGCAACACAAGCAGCATTGCAAGCTCCATTGAGGTGGGCTGCATGTTCAATACAAGCTGCGGTGAAAGCTCCACTGCGGTGGGCAGCATGTGCAAcacgagcagcagtgcaagctctaATGAGATGGGCAGCatgtgcaacacaaacaacagtgcaagcttcaatGAGATGGACAACATGTGCAacacaagcagcagtgcaagcctcactgAGGTGGGCAGCATGCATACatgagcaacagtgcaagctttacTGAGCAGGACACCATGTGCAACACAAGCAACCATGCTACCTTCACTTAGGTGGGCACCATGTGCAACACAAGCAGCAGTGCTAGCTTGACTGAGATGGGCAGCATGTGCAACACaaacagcaatgcaagcttcactgAGGTGGACAGCATGTGCACTGCAAGCAGAAGTCCAGGCATCACTGAGATGGACAACATGTGCACCaaaagtagcagtgcaagcttcactacgGTGGGCAGCATATGCAACACAAGCGGCAGTACAAGCTTCACTGAGATGGACAGCATGTGCTACACAAGCAGCAGGGCACGCTTCACAGAGATAACTGcatgtgcaacacacacagcagtGCAAGTTCCACTGAGTTAGGCAGCATGTGCAACacaagtagcagtgcaagcttcactaagGTAGATTGTATGTGCAACACAAACTGCAGTTCAAGCATCACCAAGATTGACAGTATTTGCAAaactagcagcagtgcaagcttcactgagGTTGCCAGTATGTGCAACAcaggcatcagtgcaagcttcactgAGATGGCCAGCatgtgcaacagaaacagcaatgcaAGCTCCACTGTGATGGGCAGCAGGTGTAAaccaagcagcagtgcaagcttcattgaGATGGAGAGCATGTGCAACACAAAGAACAGTGCAAGCTTTACTAAGATAGCCATCATTTGCAACACAAGCAGCAATAGGAGCTCCACTGAGGTGGGCAGCATGTTCAATGCAAGCAGTAGTGCAAGCTCCTCTGAGGTCGGCAGCATGTGCAACACAAGCTTCACTGAGACTGATACCATGTGCAacacaagcagcagtgcaagctctaCTGAAGTGGGAAGCATGTGAAACACAAGTAGCAGTGCAAGATTCACTGAGATGGACACTATGTGCAACACAAGCAGCTGTGCAAACTCCACTGAGTTGGGCACCATGTGCAACACAATCAGCAGTACAAGTTCCACTGAGATGGACAACCTGTGCAACACAAACAGTAGTGCAAGTTCTAATGAGGTGAATAGCATGTGCAACACAAGCAACAGTGCAAGTTTCACTGAGATGGATAGCATATGcaacacaggcagcagtgcaagcttcgctGAGATGAACAGCATTTGCAACGCAAGAAACAGTGCAAGTTCCACTGAGATGAACAGCATTCAACTGAAACAGCAGTGCAATCCTCACTGAGGTTGCCAGCATATGCACCACACACAGCAGTGCACGCTTCACTGAGATGGACAGCATATACAccacaagcagcagtgcaagcttcactaagGTAGTGCATGATTCACTGAGATGGAGAGCATGCACAACACAAAGAGCAGTGCAAGCTTTACTAAGAGAGCCAGCATTTGCAAttcaagcagcagtgcaagctccacTGAGGTGGGCAGCATGTTCAACAcaagcaccagtgcaagcttcactgAGATGGACACTGTGCAACACAAGCAGCAGTGCAAACTCTACTGAGTTGGGCACCATGTGCAAcacaagcagcagtgcaagttCCACTAAGATGGAGAGCATGTGCAACACAAACAGTAGTGCAAGCTCCACTTAGGTAGACAGCATGTGCACCACAAGCAACAGTGCAAGTTTTGCTGAGATGAGCAGCATGTGCAAcacaagcagcagtgcaagtttaaCTGAGGTGGGCAGCAGGTGCAacacaagcagcagtgcaagctccacTGCGATGGGCAGCATGTGCAAGACTAGCAGGAGTGCAAGGTTTCCTGGGATGGACACCATGTGTAACAAAAGTAGCAGTGCAATCTCCACTGAGATGGGCAGCAGGTGCATCATAAATGGTAATGCAAGCTCCACTGAGATGGACTCAATGTGCAAcacaagcagcagtgcaagttCCATTGAGATGACAGCATGTGAAAAACAGACAACAGTGAAAGCTTCACAGAGGTGGCCAGCATGTCCACcacaagcagcagtgtaagcttcactgAGATGGACGGCATGTGCACCACAAGCAGCAATGCAAGATTCACTGAGGCGGGTAGCATGTGCaacaacagcagcagtgcaagcttaatTGAGATGGACAGCATGAGCATTACAAGTGAGAGTGCAAACTTCACTGAGATGAACAGCATGTGCAACTCGAGCAGCAGTGCAAGTTCCAGTGAGATGGTAGCGTGTGCAACACAAGAACCAGTGCAAGCTTCACTGAGTTGGAGACCACGAGTAACATAAACAGCAGTGCAAGATTCATTAAGATGGACAGCATGTGCAACACAAGCAGCATTGCAAGCTCCACTGAGGTGGGAACCATGTTTAACACAAGCAGCGGTGCAAGCTCCACTGAGGTGGGCATCATGGTCAACACGCGTAGCAGTGCAAGCTCTAATGAGGTGGGCAGCATGTGCAACACAAGCAGCCATGCACCCTTCACTGAGGTGGGCACCATGTGCAACACAAGCAGCAGTGCTAGCTTGATTGAGATGGGCAGCatgtgcaacacaaacaacagtgcaagcttcactgagGTGGACAGCATAAGCAACacaaacagcagtgcaagcttaacTGAGATGGACAGCTTGTGCATTACAAGTGACAGTGCAAACTTCACTGAGATGAACAGCATGTGCAACTCGAGCAGCAGTGCAAGTTCCAGTAAGATGGGCAGCATGTGCAacacaagcagcagtgcaagcttcactgagATGGAGACcatgagtaacacaaacagcagtgCAAGATACATTAAGATGGATAGCATGTGCAACACAAGCAGCAGTGCACGCTCTACTGAGGTGGGCACCATTTTAAACACAAGCAGCGGTGCAAACTCCACTGAGGTGGACAGCAAGCGAACACAAGCAGTAGTGCAAGCTCTAAT is a window encoding:
- the LOC138283584 gene encoding uncharacterized protein, yielding MCNTSSSASFTKVDCMCNTNCSSSITKIDSICKTSSSASFTEVASMCNTGISASFTEMASMCNRNSNASSTVMGSRCKPSSSASFIEMESMCNTKNSASFTKIAIICNTSSNRSSTEVGSMFNASSSASSSEVGSMCNTSFTETDTMCNTSSSASSTEVGSM